A genome region from Salvia splendens isolate huo1 chromosome 19, SspV2, whole genome shotgun sequence includes the following:
- the LOC121778366 gene encoding uncharacterized protein LOC121778366, whose product MAAARGFMPPPFDGGCQKKRRLFVSCCSPRNCKQRILHPAISFASSKSRFVTKLNKFFSRCTPRNTGPQFRDSPPKRDTGIANEKEWGIRLLNDSVNESGTNEDGSTWYRESGEDLGDNGYRCRWTRMGGQSADTTSEWKETWWEKSDWTGYKELGVEKSGRNAEGDSWWETWREVLHQDEWSNLARIERSAQKQAKSGTEKAGWYENWWEKYDAKGWTEKGAHKYGRLNEQSWWEKWGEHYDGRGSILKWTDKWAETELGTKWGDKWEEKFFAGIGSRQGETWHVSPSNDWWSRTWGEEHFGNGKVHKYGKSTTGESWDIVVDEETYYEADPHYGWADVVGDSSQLLSIQPRERPPGVFPTLDFGSSPPADNDETSSDQE is encoded by the exons ATGGCGGCAGCTAGAGGATTTATGCCGCCGCCGTTTGATGGCGGCTGCCAGAAGAAGCGCCGCCTGTTCGTCTCCTGCTGCTCGCCTCGGAACTGTAAACAGCGGATCCTCCACCCTGCTATCTCCTTTGCATCTTCTAA ATCCAGATTTGTTACCAAACTAAATAAGTTCTTCTCCCGCTGCACCCCAAGAAACACAGGTCCTCAGTTTCGAGATTCTCCTCCTAAAAGAG ATACTGGTATTGCCAATGAGAAAGAATGGGGCATCAGGTTGCTAAATGATAGTGTCAATGAATCTGGGACTAATGAAGATGGAAGTACCTGGTACCGTGAAAGTGGGGAAGATCTTGGAGATAATGGTTACAGATGTAGATGGACTAGAATGGGTGGACAAAGTGCTGATACCACTTCTGAATGGAAAGAAACG TGGTGGGAGAAAAGTGATTGGACCGGATACAAAGAACTAG GTGTGGAGAAGTCTGGAAGGAATGCAGAAGGGGATTCTTGGTGGGAAACATGGAGAGAAGTTCTTCACCAAGATGAATGGAG TAATCTAGCTAGGATAGAAAGAAGTGCACAAAAACAAGCGAAATCGGGAACAGAAAAGGCTGGGTGGTATGAAAATTG GTGGGAAAAATATGATGCCAAAGGGTGGACTGAGAAAGGGGCACATAAATATGGCAGATTGAATGAGCAATCTTGGTGGGAGAAGTGGGGAGAGCATTATGATGGAAGAGGTTCAATTCTGAAATG GACTGATAAATGGGCTGAGACAGAACTGGGAACTAAATGGGGAGACAAGTGGGAAGAAAAGTTTTTTGCTGGTATTGGATCGCGGCAAGGCGAGACTTGGCATGTATCTCCCAGTAATGATT GGTGGTCAAGAACCTGGGGAGAAGAGCACTTTGGAAACGG GAAGGTGCACAAGTACGGAAAGAGTACAACTGGGGAGAGCTGGGATATTGTTGTAGATGAAGAAACATACTATGA GGCTGATCCACATTACGGATGGGCGGATGTTGTTGGTGATTCCAGTCAGCTACTATCGATTCAGCCTCGAGAACGGCCTCCTGGTGTCTTTCCAACCCTCGACTTTGGCTCATCTCCGCCTGCAGACAATGACGAGACCTCTAGCGATCAAGAATGA